One window of the Prochlorococcus marinus XMU1411 genome contains the following:
- the hemC gene encoding hydroxymethylbilane synthase: MTNFKLKIASRRSKLAMVQTLWVKDQLEKHIPNLEVSIEAMATQGDKILDVALAKIGDKGLFTKELEAQMLVGHADIAVHSLKDLPTNLPNGLKLGCITKREDPADALVVSKKNECYKLETLPKGSIVGTSSLRRLAQLRNKYPHLVFKDIRGNVITRIEKLDAGEFDCIILAAAGLKRLGFESRIHQIIPSEISLHAVGQGALGIECKSDDKKVLEIINVLEDKPTSQRCQAERAFLRELEGGCQVPIGVNSKIQNEQLYLTGMVASLDGERLIKDQVIGKINDPEQVGIELAKKLKLQGAETILREIFEEFRENKN; this comes from the coding sequence ATGACAAATTTTAAACTGAAAATAGCTAGCAGAAGAAGTAAACTAGCAATGGTTCAAACTTTATGGGTTAAAGATCAACTAGAAAAACATATTCCCAATTTAGAAGTATCCATAGAGGCCATGGCAACTCAAGGTGACAAAATTCTTGATGTAGCTTTAGCAAAAATAGGAGACAAAGGTTTATTTACAAAAGAACTTGAAGCGCAAATGCTCGTAGGCCATGCTGACATAGCAGTGCATTCTCTGAAAGATTTACCAACAAATTTGCCTAATGGCCTTAAATTAGGATGTATCACAAAAAGGGAGGATCCTGCAGATGCTTTAGTAGTAAGCAAAAAAAATGAATGCTATAAATTAGAAACCTTACCTAAAGGTTCGATTGTGGGGACAAGCTCTCTAAGAAGACTTGCACAATTAAGAAATAAGTACCCACATCTTGTTTTCAAAGATATCAGGGGAAATGTTATTACAAGAATAGAAAAATTAGATGCAGGGGAATTCGATTGTATAATTCTGGCTGCCGCTGGTTTAAAGAGATTGGGCTTTGAATCAAGGATTCACCAGATAATTCCAAGTGAAATTTCACTCCATGCCGTTGGTCAAGGAGCTCTAGGCATTGAATGTAAATCTGATGATAAAAAAGTTTTAGAAATTATAAATGTTTTAGAAGATAAACCCACTAGTCAGAGATGTCAGGCAGAAAGGGCTTTTTTAAGAGAACTTGAAGGTGGGTGCCAAGTTCCAATAGGTGTTAATAGTAAAATTCAGAATGAACAACTTTACCTTACTGGTATGGTAGCCTCTCTTGATGGAGAAAGGCTTATAAAAGATCAAGTTATTGGCAAAATTAATGATCCTGAGCAAGTAGGAATAGAACTAGCGAAAAAGCTAAAGCTCCAAGGTGCCGAAACAATTCTCAGAGAAATATTTGAAGAGTTTAGAGAAAACAAAAATTAG
- the priA gene encoding replication restart helicase PriA, with protein MKPASNQLSNISFKFEVLLDIGTVRDSFHYLDGNNLGVEVGDIVIVKLRGRLLNGLVISKENFSKINKDETNITKRKNIKYLFVEGILQKKIIDVWWRELIESLASFYMVSNLKMFKTAFPPGWIGKHKKISLVLKDQIWIGTKKELDIKNKLTKKEFLLINALSQKGNWQSELIKSGFNYSLINSMVRKNYLVKSKRKKTKNPKLNSSQDDPSAIKKPNLTSEQKIAFQEYQAMQPGHVLVLWGETGSGKTEVYMRMSEDQLLNKKSCIILAPEIGLIPQLIDRFSSRFNNVVYEYHSNCSSNHRTLVWKQIISSNEPLIVIGTRSAVFLPIKNLGLIIMDEEHDVSYKQDSPMPCYDAREVAIEIVKRNSAKLIFGSATPSMQTWKKCFYEKNFKLVRMIQRISRNEVPEIRIIDMRNEFKKGNMKILSSELLELLPKLPLKKEQAIILIPRRGHSGFLSCRNCGYLINCPNCDVPLSVHLGSQGKKWLSCHWCNHKSRLINHCPDCNSNALKPFGIGTQRVMEFLNEEFPDLRVLRFDRDTTSSKDGHRDILSKFSKGDADILVGTQMLAKGIDIPNITLSVVIAADGLLHRPDLSAEEKSLQLFLQLAGRAGRANKKGKVIFQTYKPSHPVISYLQKRDYEGFLTETSKLRKNANLFPYCRICLLKLSGENYELTELTATKIAKYLLNYCKKNNWKLIGPAPSLISKVGKKFRWQILIYGPEGSNIPLPDRSLLWELVPKNVFLNIDVNPAEL; from the coding sequence TTGAAGCCGGCAAGTAATCAGTTATCAAATATCTCTTTTAAATTTGAGGTTTTGCTTGATATAGGGACTGTTAGGGATAGTTTTCACTATTTAGATGGAAATAATCTTGGCGTAGAAGTTGGAGACATTGTAATTGTAAAACTTAGAGGGAGGTTATTAAATGGCTTGGTGATCTCCAAAGAAAACTTTTCTAAAATTAATAAAGATGAAACAAATATTACTAAAAGAAAAAATATAAAATATTTGTTTGTTGAAGGTATTTTGCAAAAAAAAATAATTGATGTCTGGTGGAGAGAATTGATAGAATCCTTAGCCTCTTTTTATATGGTTAGTAATTTAAAAATGTTTAAAACTGCATTTCCACCTGGTTGGATTGGTAAACATAAGAAAATTTCTCTGGTTTTAAAAGATCAAATATGGATTGGAACAAAAAAAGAATTAGATATTAAAAATAAATTAACTAAAAAAGAATTTTTACTGATAAATGCCTTGTCCCAAAAAGGTAATTGGCAAAGTGAATTAATAAAGTCTGGGTTTAACTATAGTTTGATTAATTCTATGGTTAGAAAAAATTACCTTGTTAAATCTAAAAGAAAAAAAACAAAAAATCCTAAATTAAATTCCTCTCAAGATGATCCAAGTGCAATAAAAAAACCAAATCTTACAAGTGAGCAGAAAATTGCTTTTCAAGAATATCAAGCGATGCAACCGGGACATGTGTTAGTGCTTTGGGGTGAAACCGGCTCAGGTAAAACAGAAGTTTATATGAGAATGTCTGAAGATCAATTGCTTAATAAAAAAAGTTGTATAATACTTGCCCCAGAAATTGGCCTAATTCCTCAACTAATAGATAGATTTAGTAGTCGATTTAATAATGTTGTATATGAATATCATAGTAACTGCTCCTCTAATCATAGAACTTTAGTTTGGAAGCAAATCATTAGTTCTAATGAACCCCTAATAGTCATAGGGACAAGGTCCGCAGTATTTCTTCCTATTAAAAATCTAGGATTAATAATAATGGATGAAGAACATGATGTTTCATACAAGCAAGATAGTCCTATGCCTTGTTATGACGCAAGAGAAGTTGCTATTGAAATAGTAAAAAGAAATTCTGCAAAGCTAATTTTTGGAAGCGCAACCCCATCAATGCAGACATGGAAAAAATGTTTTTATGAAAAGAATTTTAAATTGGTTCGTATGATTCAAAGAATATCTAGGAATGAGGTTCCTGAAATAAGAATTATCGATATGCGTAATGAATTCAAAAAAGGAAATATGAAAATTTTATCTAGTGAATTATTAGAATTGCTTCCCAAGCTACCTTTAAAGAAAGAACAAGCAATAATTTTGATACCTAGAAGGGGGCATAGTGGCTTTTTAAGTTGTAGAAATTGTGGATACTTAATAAATTGCCCAAACTGTGACGTCCCTTTATCAGTTCATCTTGGTTCGCAAGGGAAAAAATGGTTAAGTTGCCATTGGTGCAATCATAAATCGAGACTAATTAATCATTGTCCTGATTGTAATTCAAATGCCTTGAAGCCTTTTGGAATAGGAACTCAAAGAGTTATGGAGTTTTTAAATGAAGAATTTCCTGACTTAAGAGTTCTTCGATTTGATCGCGATACAACTTCAAGTAAAGATGGACATAGAGATATTCTTTCAAAATTTTCTAAAGGGGATGCTGATATCCTTGTAGGAACGCAAATGTTAGCAAAAGGGATTGACATTCCTAATATTACTCTTTCAGTCGTTATCGCGGCAGATGGATTGCTCCATCGTCCAGATCTTTCAGCAGAAGAAAAATCATTACAATTATTCTTACAATTAGCTGGTAGAGCAGGAAGAGCCAACAAAAAAGGAAAAGTTATTTTTCAAACATACAAGCCAAGCCATCCTGTAATTTCATACCTTCAGAAAAGAGACTATGAAGGATTTTTGACTGAAACTTCGAAATTAAGAAAAAATGCTAATTTATTCCCATACTGTAGAATTTGCCTACTAAAGTTATCGGGTGAAAACTACGAATTAACAGAATTAACTGCAACTAAAATAGCAAAATATCTCCTAAATTACTGTAAAAAAAATAACTGGAAATTAATAGGTCCTGCTCCTAGTTTAATTTCTAAAGTTGGGAAAAAATTTAGATGGCAGATATTAATTTATGGTCCTGAAGGTTCAAATATACCTTTGCCAGATAGGTCATTATTGTGGGAACTTGTTCCTAAAAATGTGTTTTTAAATATTGATGTTAATCCAGCAGAGTTATAA
- a CDS encoding inorganic diphosphatase: protein MANLNQPPSRITPNLLHILDAFTDSSNTVVNSIVELNSNTINKYELITETGHLKLDRVGYSSLAYPFAYGCIPRTWDEDGDPLDVEIVGVTEPLIPGSIVEARIIGVMKFDDGGEVDDKVIAVLADDKRMDHISSFEDLGEHWLKETKYYWEHYKDLKKPGTCTVNGFFGIEEAVRVIKDCESRYKKEIDPKLVN from the coding sequence ATGGCAAACCTTAATCAACCCCCAAGTAGGATTACACCAAATTTATTGCACATATTAGATGCTTTTACTGATAGTTCAAATACGGTAGTTAACAGTATTGTTGAATTGAATTCAAATACAATAAATAAATATGAATTAATTACAGAAACAGGCCACTTAAAACTAGATAGGGTTGGTTATTCTTCACTTGCATATCCTTTCGCTTATGGATGTATACCAAGGACATGGGACGAAGATGGAGATCCACTTGATGTCGAGATTGTTGGCGTAACTGAACCATTAATACCTGGATCTATTGTGGAGGCAAGGATTATTGGGGTGATGAAATTTGATGATGGAGGAGAGGTCGATGATAAGGTAATAGCGGTTCTAGCAGATGATAAAAGAATGGACCATATCTCAAGTTTTGAAGACCTTGGAGAACATTGGTTAAAAGAAACAAAGTATTATTGGGAACATTACAAAGATCTAAAAAAACCTGGAACATGTACGGTTAATGGTTTTTTTGGAATAGAAGAAGCTGTTAGAGTAATTAAAGATTGCGAAAGTAGATATAAAAAAGAAATTGATCCTAAATTAGTAAATTAA
- a CDS encoding CobW family GTP-binding protein encodes MSKKLLPVTIISGFLGSGKTTLLNYILKNQIGIKTAVLVNEFGEIGIDNDLIIEGSEDMIELNNGCICCSINGELLNTVSKVLERSEKIDYLIVETTGLADPLPVAMTFAAGDLREKVRLDSIITVIDGENFDFEIKNTSVAYSQILYGDILLLNKCDLVNEEQLKKVETFINKIKKEPRILRSTNSEVGLQTIMSVGLFETDTFKFDKDKQDVEDNSHDHSSHSHDHSSHSHDHSSHSHDHSSHSHDLNNNIEGFTSVSYETFEPFSLRKFQYFLDNQISQNVFRAKGILWFMESDRKHIFHLSGKRFSLDDEEWTKEKSNKIVLIGKNLNHQTIKNQLSSCRFSTD; translated from the coding sequence ATGTCTAAAAAATTGTTGCCAGTTACGATAATTAGTGGCTTCTTAGGATCTGGTAAAACCACACTTCTTAATTATATTTTAAAAAATCAAATTGGTATTAAAACAGCTGTTTTAGTTAATGAATTTGGAGAAATTGGAATAGATAATGATTTAATAATAGAAGGCTCAGAAGATATGATCGAATTAAATAATGGATGTATATGTTGCTCTATTAATGGTGAATTATTAAATACAGTATCCAAAGTTTTAGAAAGATCTGAAAAAATAGACTATTTAATTGTTGAGACTACTGGGCTAGCAGATCCATTGCCAGTAGCCATGACTTTTGCAGCTGGAGATCTTCGAGAAAAAGTAAGATTAGATTCAATCATCACTGTTATTGATGGAGAAAATTTTGATTTTGAAATTAAAAATACAAGTGTCGCCTATTCTCAGATTTTATATGGAGATATTCTTCTCCTAAATAAATGTGATTTAGTCAACGAAGAACAATTAAAGAAAGTCGAAACATTTATAAATAAAATAAAAAAAGAACCAAGGATATTGAGATCAACCAATAGTGAAGTTGGATTACAAACAATAATGAGTGTAGGTCTATTTGAAACAGATACTTTTAAATTCGATAAGGATAAACAAGATGTAGAAGACAATTCTCACGATCACTCTTCCCATTCTCACGATCACTCTTCCCATTCTCACGATCACTCTTCCCATTCTCACGATCACTCTTCCCATTCTCACGATTTGAATAATAATATTGAGGGTTTCACATCAGTTTCTTATGAGACATTTGAACCATTCTCCTTAAGGAAGTTTCAATATTTCTTAGATAATCAAATCTCACAAAATGTATTTAGGGCGAAAGGAATATTATGGTTTATGGAAAGTGATAGAAAACACATTTTTCACCTATCTGGAAAACGATTTTCTCTTGATGATGAAGAATGGACAAAAGAAAAATCTAACAAGATCGTATTAATTGGTAAAAACTTAAATCATCAAACTATTAAGAATCAACTTTCATCATGTAGATTTAGTACAGATTAG
- a CDS encoding 4a-hydroxytetrahydrobiopterin dehydratase translates to MKPYLLHDDELKELVVKIPGWEVNSEQIQREFNFANFIEAFSFMTKVALICEKYNHHPNWDNVYSKVIIRLNTHDLGGITNLDQTLASEINNIFDK, encoded by the coding sequence ATGAAACCTTACCTTTTGCATGATGATGAATTGAAGGAATTAGTTGTCAAAATACCTGGTTGGGAAGTTAACTCTGAACAAATCCAAAGAGAATTTAATTTCGCTAATTTTATTGAAGCATTCTCATTTATGACTAAAGTTGCTTTAATCTGTGAAAAATATAACCATCATCCCAACTGGGATAATGTTTATTCAAAAGTAATAATTAGATTAAATACACATGATTTGGGAGGAATTACAAATTTGGATCAAACATTAGCTTCAGAAATTAACAATATTTTCGATAAATAA
- a CDS encoding carboxypeptidase M32 — MAETQWNKLGAYLKETQILGSIQNTLYWDQNTGMPKKGASWRSEQLTYIAKVLHKRNSSEEFSNLIQSANKELLDIERNSDNELFIKDKERNINLLLKEFNRERNLDPKLVVSLAKAKSKGYESWQEAKKKSDFKIFLPFFEELVKLRIEEAKQISDKYSPWETLAQPFEPELTLKWLKKMFQPLKETIPALIGGINQSKKNYWDLDPESQQDLCSKLLDEFGRDKDLVIVGKSPHPFSITLGPNDYRITTRIVDGEPLSSFLATAHEWGHSIYEQGLPSQSHQWFAWPLGQATSMGIHESQSLFWENRIVKSKSFSKRFFKKFVSAGCSLNNYLELWKSINHMEAGFNRVEADELTYGLHILIRTELEIDLIEGDLSAADIPEEWNKRYGELLGIKPSNDSEGCLQDVHWSEGAFGYFPSYLLGHLISAQISSQMEKEIGLIDNLVENGEYQKIIFWLRNNIHKYGRSVNSMELVRTVTNEELSPNYFINYLRSKINDIY; from the coding sequence TTGGCTGAAACTCAATGGAATAAGCTAGGGGCTTATCTAAAAGAAACTCAAATATTAGGCTCAATCCAGAATACACTTTATTGGGATCAGAATACTGGGATGCCAAAGAAAGGAGCTTCTTGGAGGTCTGAACAACTTACTTATATTGCAAAAGTATTGCATAAAAGAAACTCATCTGAAGAATTTTCTAACTTAATACAATCTGCTAATAAAGAACTATTAGATATTGAACGAAATTCCGATAATGAACTTTTTATTAAAGATAAAGAAAGAAATATTAATCTTTTATTGAAAGAATTTAATAGAGAAAGAAACTTAGATCCTAAATTAGTCGTTTCTTTAGCAAAAGCAAAATCTAAAGGCTATGAAAGCTGGCAAGAGGCCAAGAAAAAATCAGATTTTAAAATTTTTCTTCCATTCTTTGAAGAATTAGTCAAATTGCGGATTGAAGAGGCAAAACAAATATCTGATAAATATTCACCATGGGAGACACTTGCTCAACCCTTTGAGCCTGAATTGACTTTGAAATGGTTGAAAAAAATGTTTCAACCATTGAAAGAAACCATCCCGGCCTTGATTGGAGGAATTAATCAGTCAAAAAAAAATTATTGGGATTTAGATCCAGAATCTCAACAAGATTTATGTTCTAAATTACTTGATGAGTTTGGGAGGGATAAAGATCTCGTTATTGTTGGCAAATCACCTCATCCTTTTTCGATCACATTAGGACCTAATGATTATAGGATTACCACAAGAATTGTTGATGGCGAACCATTATCAAGTTTTTTAGCAACTGCTCATGAGTGGGGTCATTCAATTTATGAGCAGGGTCTGCCATCGCAAAGTCATCAATGGTTTGCTTGGCCATTAGGTCAAGCAACTTCCATGGGGATTCATGAAAGCCAATCTTTATTTTGGGAAAATAGAATAGTTAAATCAAAATCTTTTTCAAAAAGATTTTTTAAAAAATTTGTTTCGGCTGGATGTTCTTTAAATAATTATTTAGAACTCTGGAAATCTATTAATCATATGGAAGCAGGATTCAACAGGGTTGAGGCAGATGAATTGACTTATGGCTTACACATATTAATAAGAACCGAACTTGAAATAGATTTGATTGAAGGAGATTTGTCTGCCGCAGATATTCCAGAAGAATGGAATAAAAGATATGGTGAACTCCTTGGAATAAAACCATCTAATGATTCAGAAGGTTGTCTACAAGATGTTCACTGGAGCGAAGGAGCTTTTGGATATTTTCCTTCATACTTGTTAGGTCATCTTATAAGTGCGCAAATATCTTCTCAAATGGAAAAAGAAATTGGTTTGATTGATAATTTAGTCGAAAATGGTGAATATCAAAAAATCATTTTTTGGTTAAGAAATAATATTCATAAATATGGCAGATCAGTTAATTCTATGGAATTGGTAAGAACTGTCACCAACGAAGAACTATCACCAAACTATTTTATTAATTATTTAAGGTCTAAGATAAATGATATTTACTGA
- a CDS encoding DUF3153 domain-containing protein — translation MKTYEQVLETVELALAKGEYHYCIEFLLPIIESFPLSSKEGVNLRTILITALCGINKKEEAKRFCKELLKSYDNKTRENAKYLMEVIDSPDIKKPENWNVQFESDPSLNKKSLNSIRKKREVLEKKKFINVTDSPTGETKPFKKGFSLIILLILLLLIPILSGCVKIEDTLDLSEFDSITNNLVIESKYIKKFPWQLKFEEKIKDLFPDEEIEQDGSIFSLKNKNLNLEDTKKVLKTIQNTAGELVGGSTDIEINTAQKNFIFFKKYFYEMNLDLNSVQSVNDLELILKIIHPNKAALTSKNNSNLEITKNLIIWKLHPGQMNSLEFSFWDWNKILIGILFILITIILAYSLRFYRFKLGTDLPQLPSE, via the coding sequence ATGAAAACTTATGAGCAAGTTTTAGAAACAGTAGAACTTGCTTTAGCAAAAGGTGAGTATCATTATTGTATTGAATTTCTTTTGCCTATAATCGAATCATTTCCTTTATCAAGCAAAGAGGGAGTAAATTTAAGAACAATTTTAATTACTGCTCTTTGTGGTATCAATAAAAAGGAGGAGGCTAAAAGATTTTGTAAAGAACTCCTAAAATCTTACGATAATAAGACGAGAGAAAATGCAAAATATTTGATGGAAGTTATAGATTCTCCTGACATAAAAAAGCCAGAAAATTGGAACGTACAGTTTGAAAGCGACCCATCACTAAATAAAAAATCTCTTAACTCAATACGCAAGAAAAGAGAAGTATTGGAGAAAAAAAAATTTATTAATGTTACTGATTCTCCAACTGGTGAAACAAAACCTTTTAAGAAAGGCTTTTCACTAATCATTTTATTAATACTATTATTATTGATCCCAATCTTAAGTGGCTGCGTTAAAATTGAGGATACTCTTGATCTTAGTGAATTTGATTCTATAACTAATAATTTAGTTATAGAAAGTAAATACATAAAGAAATTCCCTTGGCAATTAAAATTTGAGGAGAAAATTAAAGATCTTTTCCCTGACGAAGAAATTGAACAAGACGGATCAATTTTTTCACTGAAAAATAAAAATCTGAATCTAGAAGATACTAAAAAAGTTCTCAAAACAATACAAAATACAGCAGGAGAGCTAGTTGGAGGTTCAACAGATATAGAAATAAATACTGCTCAAAAAAACTTCATCTTTTTTAAAAAATATTTTTATGAGATGAATTTAGATCTCAACTCTGTTCAAAGTGTTAATGATCTAGAACTTATTTTAAAAATCATTCATCCTAATAAAGCTGCCCTAACTAGTAAAAATAATTCAAATCTAGAAATTACAAAAAATCTCATAATCTGGAAATTACATCCTGGGCAGATGAATAGCCTCGAATTTTCCTTCTGGGACTGGAACAAAATATTAATTGGAATTTTGTTTATTCTGATAACAATAATATTGGCTTATAGTTTAAGATTCTATAGGTTTAAGTTAGGTACAGATTTACCTCAACTTCCATCAGAATAA
- a CDS encoding secondary thiamine-phosphate synthase enzyme YjbQ: MEQIFSKIKFLTHGEGFIDITNDLNFFIGKNNFHSGIFNLTSLHTSCSLTINENADPNVLKDLKKYMQSIVPYDSYLSLSKDREEINYKHYQEGADDMPAHIKTSLTNTSLSLSFQDGKIMLGTWQAVYLWEHRFEQKERIINVHIIGEKKEKYL; encoded by the coding sequence ATGGAACAAATTTTTTCAAAAATAAAATTTTTAACCCATGGTGAGGGTTTTATTGACATCACAAATGATTTGAATTTTTTTATTGGTAAAAATAATTTTCATTCCGGAATTTTCAATTTAACTTCACTACATACCAGTTGCAGCTTAACTATTAATGAAAATGCAGATCCAAATGTACTAAAGGACCTAAAAAAATATATGCAATCTATAGTGCCATATGATTCCTACTTATCCTTGTCAAAGGATAGAGAAGAAATAAACTATAAACATTATCAAGAAGGAGCTGATGATATGCCAGCACATATTAAAACATCCCTAACAAACACTTCTTTATCTTTAAGTTTTCAAGACGGTAAAATTATGCTTGGCACATGGCAAGCAGTTTATTTATGGGAACATAGATTTGAACAAAAGGAAAGAATTATAAACGTACATATAATTGGTGAGAAAAAAGAAAAATATTTATAA
- the rpoD gene encoding RNA polymerase sigma factor RpoD, with the protein MCPVAAESRNSKPSSKKKINKKINTNLETVVEEDNKNQSLQPSSGFNESVENNNEFSDSEEEDKGLGNIKLGPKGIYTEDSIRVYLQEIGRIRLLRPDEEIELARKIADLLQLEELATQYESEKGHFPSVREWAELIDMPLSKFRRRLLLGRRAKEKMVQSNLRLVVSIAKKYMNRGLSFQDLIQEGSLGLIRAAEKFDHEKGYKFSTYATWWIRQAITRAIADQSRTIRLPVHLYETISRIKKTTKVLSQEFGRKPSEEEIAESMEMTIEKLRFIAKSAQLPISLETPIGKEEDSRLGDFIEADIENPEQDVSKTLLREDLEGVLATLSPRERDVLRLRYGIDDGRMKTLEEIGQIFDVTRERIRQIEAKALRKLRHPNRNGVLKEYIK; encoded by the coding sequence ATGTGTCCAGTAGCAGCAGAATCAAGGAATTCTAAGCCTAGTTCAAAAAAAAAGATTAATAAAAAAATTAATACAAATCTAGAAACAGTAGTTGAAGAAGATAATAAAAATCAAAGTTTACAGCCATCTTCAGGTTTTAACGAAAGCGTAGAAAATAACAATGAATTTAGCGATTCTGAGGAAGAAGACAAAGGCCTGGGAAATATAAAGCTTGGGCCAAAAGGCATATACACCGAAGATTCAATAAGAGTTTACCTCCAAGAAATTGGAAGAATTAGACTTTTAAGACCAGACGAAGAAATTGAACTGGCAAGAAAAATTGCTGATTTACTCCAGTTAGAAGAACTGGCAACACAATATGAGTCAGAAAAAGGTCATTTCCCATCAGTTAGAGAGTGGGCCGAATTAATAGATATGCCTCTTTCCAAATTCAGAAGAAGACTTCTTTTAGGTAGAAGAGCCAAAGAAAAAATGGTTCAATCAAATTTAAGGTTGGTTGTTTCCATTGCAAAAAAATATATGAATAGAGGTTTATCATTTCAAGATCTAATACAAGAAGGAAGTTTGGGACTGATTAGGGCAGCAGAAAAATTTGACCACGAAAAAGGTTACAAATTCTCCACTTATGCCACTTGGTGGATTCGCCAAGCTATCACTAGAGCAATCGCAGACCAAAGTAGGACAATTAGATTGCCAGTTCATTTGTACGAGACAATATCCAGAATTAAAAAAACCACAAAAGTTCTTAGCCAAGAATTTGGAAGGAAGCCAAGTGAAGAAGAAATAGCTGAGAGTATGGAAATGACAATTGAAAAATTAAGATTTATAGCTAAAAGTGCTCAGCTACCTATTTCTTTAGAAACTCCAATAGGTAAAGAAGAAGACTCAAGGCTTGGAGACTTCATAGAGGCTGATATAGAAAATCCAGAGCAAGATGTATCTAAAACTTTGTTAAGAGAAGACCTAGAAGGAGTCCTAGCAACTCTAAGTCCAAGGGAAAGAGATGTTCTTAGATTAAGATATGGAATTGATGACGGAAGAATGAAAACTCTTGAAGAAATTGGACAGATTTTTGATGTAACGAGAGAAAGAATTAGACAAATAGAAGCAAAAGCTCTCAGAAAACTTAGACATCCAAATCGAAATGGGGTTTTAAAAGAATATATAAAATAA